In Chitinophagaceae bacterium C216, the genomic stretch AGTGGCTAGGTTCATGGTAACGGTAGAGTTCAGCGTCTGAAATACTGCGGCCGAACCTACCAACATGGTATCTTTCTTCTCACGAATTAAATCGGTAGATTCGATAACAGCCTTTGCAGAACTGTCGTTGCCGTATAAAATCCCGGGTTGAGCAGCTGCAATATAGTTTTCATCTATACCCGCATTGCGCAACGCTTCTACAGTAGCCATGTAAGCGTATTCGCCTTCTTCGGGTAGCATGATGCGCGAACGCCTGTCCAACAACCCTTTTAAAGATGGTCGCTCTACCCAACCCGTCAATGCAGAGCGATATCCAAATTCTTTTCGCACAGGGTCGAAAATAATTCCTGATTTTCCTGCCTTAAGCGATGCTGTTACTTCTTCTAAGTTCTTCCCGATGCAGGAATAAATCCCCATACCGGTAATCACCACTCTATTCATAAATACAAATGTATATTATTTTAATTCGTACCATATAGTAAAAGCAGCTGCTTTGTTTGACAACTCCCTAAATTTTGTTATCTGTGTAATATTCACAACTAAAGACAGGGTTGCAAGCAAATTAAGAATTTAGGAATATTTATGATAATAATGGCCAAAGCCTAAAGTTTTGTAAACAAGTATGCAATTTATGTTTTCGTCTCGTCTTTATTGAAAAATAATTCCATTAGTACAATTTAAATTTTAATCTGATGAAAAAAGTTTTAACTGCTTTTGCTGTTTTATTTTCGATAAGTGCATTTGCACAAATTGGCGAAAAAAATTTTATCGATAAAAATTACATTGAAGTAACAGGTACATCGGAGATTGAAATCATCCCTGACAAAATATATATTCAGGTGGTGCTGGCCGAAAAGGATAGTAAAAACAAGAACGCATTGAGTGTTCAGGAAAAACAAATGCTACAAAAACTACAGGAGCTGGGAATTGATACCAAAAAGGATGTGTTGATTAAAGACCTAACCAGTAATCTTAAAACCGGGTTTTTATCAAAAGATATTTTGCTGAACAAGCAATACCAGATTATTGTAAAAGATGGTAAAACTGCAGGGCAGGTATTTTTGGCGCTGGAAGAAATAGGCATTTCCAATGCTTCTATTGAAAAGCTGGAAAGCTCAAAAATAGAGGAATATCGGCAAGAAGCTAAAATAAAGGCCATTCAGGCTGCAAAAGAGAAAGCATCACTGCTTTGCAATACTATCGGACAAAAGGCAGGAAGGGCGCTGTACATACAAGAACAGGAAATTATGGCTCGTCCGATATATGCCAATACGGTGATGTATGCTGCCCGTGCCAAAGAAGCTGCAGATGCTGCAGACCTTAACTTTGAGAGTTTAAAGGTAGAGGCTCGCGTATTATGCCGCTTTGAAATATTATAAATCCTTGAAACTATTAGTTGCATAAAGGAAAAGCCGGCATACGATACATGCCGGCTTTTCTCAGTAGGTCATATAATAAACGTTTTAACGTTTATTTAGCCGCTTCAAATTTTTCAGCAACTTTGTCCCAGTTTACTACATTCCAGAAAGCTTTCAGATACTCTGGTCTTTTGTTCTGATATTTCAGGTAATAAGCATGTTCCCACACATCAATACCCAGAATAGGAGTACCTTTTACTTCTGCAACATCCATCAAAGGATTATCTTGGTTGGGAGTAGAAGTTACTTCCAGCTTACCGTCTTTAACGATTAGCCAAGCCCAACCACTTCCGAAACGGGTAGCTCCGGCTGTGTTTACTTTTTCTTTCAGTGCGTCTAATGAACCAAAAGTTTCGTTGATGGCAGCAGCCAGTGCACCTGATGGTTCTTTAGCACCACCCGGAGTTAATATTTCCCAAAAGAAAGTGTGATTCCAGTGCCCGCCGGCATTGTTTCTTACGGCAGCGGAAATACTTCCGGCATTTTTTACCAGTTCTTCTAACGATTTTTCAGCATGCTCTGTCCCTTCAATGGCCTTATTCAGATTATCCACATATGCCTGATGGTGTCTGTCGTGATGAATTTCCATCGTTTGGGCATCGATATAAGGCTCTAATGCATCTTTAGCATAGGGCAAGGGCTGTAATGTAAATGCCATGATCTTTATAAGTTTTAGAGTGATTAAATAAATACCTTATGTAAATACTACAAATTTAAACGCTTATAGTTCTCAGGTTTTCATATTCAGCACAAAAATTCAGCCAGCTTCTATATATATTAAGCGATGAATGATAATTATTTGCAATAATCATTGCAAGATAGTACAAGATTTTGCAGGTTTTTTCAGCTTATTATATTAAATTTAACATATCGTAAACAAAACCTTGCGCTCATGAAAAACATTCTTACTGCGCCTCTATTCCTCTTTCTACTCTTTTTTCCTGTATTAGCATTTTCTCAAACACGACAAATTACAGGAACAGTAGTGAATCAACAAGAAGCACCCATTCCAGGGGCCACTGTTCAGCAGGTAGGTACCAATAATGTAGTAGCTGCCGATGAGAATGGACAATTTTCCATTACAGTATCGGGCTCCTCGGTTGTATTACAGGTTTCGGCGGTAGACTATACCACCACCACTGTCACAGTGGGTTCTCGCTCGTTATTGAAGGTCGTGTTGGTGGAAAGTGCAAAAACTCAAATGGATGAGGTTTTTGTAGTAGCCTACGGTACAGCTAAGCGAAGTACTTTTACCGGTTCGGCAGTAAACGTTACCGCGGAAAAAATTAAGGATTACCCGCTAACTTCTTTTGAAAACGCCTTGAACGGAAAAGTTCCGGGTCTACAGGTTACCCAAAGTTCAGGTCAGGCGGGAACCGCCCCTGTTATCCGCATACGCGGAATCGGTTCTATGAATGCTTCCAACTCGCCATTATTTGTGGTAGATGGAGTTCCGGTAGTCTCCGGTGCCGTAGGGCAAATGGGCGATTATATATACACCAGTAATAATAACGCTTTGTCCAGCATTAACCCCGATGATATCGAATCCGTTACAGTACTAAAAGATGCGGCAGCGGCATCTTTGTATGGTTCTAGGGCTGCCAACGGGGTAGTAATTATTACTACCAAAAAAGGTAAGTCCGGAAAACCTACCATCAGCTTTAAAACATCGCATGGTTTTTCTCCTTCTTGGGCTACCGATAACTATGAAGCTGCGGACGTACAGGCACAAGTAAACATGCTTTATCAGGTGTTTTTTGATTATAACATTACGGGAGGTAGAGATGAAGCATACGCTACCAACGATGCCCTAAGTCGGTTAAACTCTCGATTTAACAAACACGGTTATTATTTCGAAACAGCAGGTCCCGGTCGTTATCAAAATGTAATGATTAAAGGAATGACCGATGGATTGGAAAACCGCGAAGGAAAGTATTTTGATTGGGAAAAAGCCTTATTCAGAACGGGGTATTATACCACCAACGATCTTTCGGTAAGCGGTGGTAATGATAAAACTACCTATTACAGTTCTCTGTCTTTTACACAGGATAAAAGTAGGATACGCGTTAATGAATTCCAGCGTATAGGCGGACGTCTGAATGTAAGCCAAAAAATCGGAAGGCTGTTGGAACTCTCCAGTAATATCGGTATCAGCAAGGACGACGTATCCGGCTACAATGATACTCGTAATACCACAGCCAACTACTTCATGCAAACACGAAACCTACTTTGGCCTTTATACTGGCCTACCGACTATAAAAGCGGATTGCCATTTACCGATCGTTTCGGAAGCTTGGCTCAGAACAACCTGTTCTACGATAACGAATGGGATAATACATCTGGTAAGCTGAATGTATCGGTGGTAGAAGCTTTATCGGTATACATCTTACCCGGACTTACAGGTAAAACAATTTTCTCTTACAATAATTCAAATGTAAGAGAGCATATTTACTATAGTGCAGTTCACTATAATGGAGTAAATACCAACGGTAGTGTTGATGAGATGTCCACTACTTATAATAAAATGGTATCCTCCACTACTTTGAATTATAACAAAAGCTTCAATGAGCATCACTTAGATGTATTGGCCGGTTATGAAGCGGAAAAAAATGTGACCGACTATATGCGGTCTTCGGGAACCAATTTGCCTTCCAGCACGCTACCTACGGTGGTTACTGCCGGTCAAACCACGGCCAATGCATATAGTTGGGGTTATAATATGCAATCAGTATTGT encodes the following:
- a CDS encoding TonB-dependent receptor P3: MKNILTAPLFLFLLFFPVLAFSQTRQITGTVVNQQEAPIPGATVQQVGTNNVVAADENGQFSITVSGSSVVLQVSAVDYTTTTVTVGSRSLLKVVLVESAKTQMDEVFVVAYGTAKRSTFTGSAVNVTAEKIKDYPLTSFENALNGKVPGLQVTQSSGQAGTAPVIRIRGIGSMNASNSPLFVVDGVPVVSGAVGQMGDYIYTSNNNALSSINPDDIESVTVLKDAAAASLYGSRAANGVVIITTKKGKSGKPTISFKTSHGFSPSWATDNYEAADVQAQVNMLYQVFFDYNITGGRDEAYATNDALSRLNSRFNKHGYYFETAGPGRYQNVMIKGMTDGLENREGKYFDWEKALFRTGYYTTNDLSVSGGNDKTTYYSSLSFTQDKSRIRVNEFQRIGGRLNVSQKIGRLLELSSNIGISKDDVSGYNDTRNTTANYFMQTRNLLWPLYWPTDYKSGLPFTDRFGSLAQNNLFYDNEWDNTSGKLNVSVVEALSVYILPGLTGKTIFSYNNSNVREHIYYSAVHYNGVNTNGSVDEMSTTYNKMVSSTTLNYNKSFNEHHLDVLAGYEAEKNVTDYMRSSGTNLPSSTLPTVVTAGQTTANAYSWGYNMQSVLSRAEYNYAERYFLSASFRRDGSSRFGPANRWANFWSVGAAWNIAKESFLSNNKIINDLRLRGSYGINGTVPSANYGWRTLTSFTDRYMELPGGSIVSIGDENLTWETNYNTDIALEFGLLNHRLTGSIEFFNRNSKDLLQDVPISMVTGFGSTLRNIGEINNRGWEFALGADIVRNADWRWNVGLNATTLKSKVVKLYKQPGADKGQDIIWNDPTGGDARAQFIYREGESTLAFYGYEWAGVDPENGRNVWYVNDPNNPTAGDFVFNGRGATYSYSKANRIIIGSGIPDLFGGITSDLEWKGLSLNLNFIYKLGGKLYDGAYKDVADDGYYWERIRSEIYYKNMWTHDNKSGTMPMLSGSDLTDPMQYSTRQLHDATFLRLKNLTLAYRLPKQWINKISANNLRVFFNATNLLTFSKYKIADPEVNNYATRGWETPFTKTYTFGLEVSF
- the sodA gene encoding Superoxide dismutase [Mn], which gives rise to MAFTLQPLPYAKDALEPYIDAQTMEIHHDRHHQAYVDNLNKAIEGTEHAEKSLEELVKNAGSISAAVRNNAGGHWNHTFFWEILTPGGAKEPSGALAAAINETFGSLDALKEKVNTAGATRFGSGWAWLIVKDGKLEVTSTPNQDNPLMDVAEVKGTPILGIDVWEHAYYLKYQNKRPEYLKAFWNVVNWDKVAEKFEAAK